Within the Malassezia vespertilionis chromosome 3, complete sequence genome, the region GGCGCTCCGTTCCCGAGGTAAGATTGAGAAGGTTGCGCTTAAGAATGCGTTTGTGGGGGAAGATACGGTACGGTTTGCGTTGATGTTCGGGGTCTGGTCCTCCCTGTATAAATTTGTGAATAACGCACTGCGACTTCTTACGCCGCTCCCGCCTGGTATGACCAAGACGATCTTGAAGCAGCGTaaggccaaggcgcaggcCCGTCTGCTTGTCGCCGATGAGCCAGAAGGCGGTCTGACCATGAACTCCAAGCACAAAAAGCAGGACTCGAACAAGAAGGAATGGCGTCATCTTTCGTTCTACGACCCGCGTGTACGCTACTGGCATCCGTATGTGAGCGGCGCCATCTCTTCTTTAGCCCTCCTTGTGGAGAAGAAGAGTCTAGCCCAGTCGTTTGGCCCCCAGCTCTTTGTGCGTGGGCTGCAAGGAACGTACACCATGGCCAGCACCATGGGCCTTGTCCATATCCCGCACGCAGCCGTCCTTGTGTTTGGTATTGCAAATGCTCAGATCATGTTTTCGTGGCTGAGCATGCCGAGGTtcctgccgcgcgcgtacAAGCTCTGGATTGACAAGGCGTCTGACTTGAATCCGAGGGTGTTGGAATCGTACCAGAATGCTATGCAtaacggcgcgccggatcCTTGGGCACTTGTCGATGTGCTCGGTGGCCAGCTCCCCGAACCCAGCAGCACGAATCCGCTGCAATATCCAAGCCGCCCGGGGAACAAGTTCTCGCCTCGCGGCATCAGTGGCACGACATTCGCCAAGGTACGTCAGTGGATGGACGAGGGCACTGTAAACCATTTCCCTACGTGCCACTTGTCGCATCCCCACAACAACAACCATCTTCTTGTGACCATTCAAAACTTCTTTATCAGCTGGAAATGGATCATGCCCGTCTACTTGACGCTTTACTTTGTACCGACGCTCTTCCTGCGTCCCAAGTACCTCTTGAAGGACCCCAAGACTGGATTTTCGCGTATTTTCATGGGAGCCACGCGGTCTTCTGCCTTCTTGGCGACGTACATTGGTATTGTCAAGTCCACATTTTGCTTGCTTCATGAGCTTAGCGACTACTTCCACTACGGTCCGTTTAAGCATACGAAGTGGGCACAAGCACTTGATGTCTTTTTTGCGCAGGACAGGCTAAAGATGCTGCCGGGCTTCCTTTCATCCCTGTCGCTGTTTGTCGAGGAtcagcgcaggcgcagcgagcTGACTGCATACGTCGTGCCCAAGGCTCTGGAGAGCTTCTGGGCCATGGGACGAGTAAATGGTTACTTCCCTTCTGTCCCTGGGGGCGACTATCTGCTCAGTGCCGTTAGTATTTCGCTCATTATGGGTACGTACAGCCACCACCCAGAGAGTCTCTCCCGGTTGGTCTCGCTGGTGATTTACCAATTCCTGGGTCGTAATTAGGTCAATACAAGCAATTCTTTCACCTCTTTCGGGGTATGCAGGACGTAAACAGCAGTATGAAATGCTACGTGATGAAGCAGCACTACGTGCGTTGCATTTTTCGGCAAGTGGATATACGCAACTCAGGCAGAGCCTTGCTGTTTTAATAGGAAAAAGCGGAACCCTTCGTAAGACTGTCGGTTAGCACAATACGCAGCATCTACGTACCAGCCAGCAAAGTGCGTTGGAAGGCACATGCGTAAcaatgcgcggcgaaaGACCGCGCCAAAATCCATGGAATCCTTCCTTTTGCTTGATCAGCTTGAACGCGGACCACATTGAATTCACGTTGCGGATCTCTGGGTCGCTGCTGCAACCGCGTGTTTGAAGCACAGTCTTTGCCACATCAAGAGGATTGGTCAGTGCGGCAGCGGCCGCACCTGCAAGACCTCCGGCGACCGCATGGGTCGTGGGAGAGTATGAATCGCGTGGATTCAACAACTTTTTCGCCCATTCGTAGGTGGCAAATTGGATTGCAGTAAAGGGAATTGTCATGGTCAGTGTCGTGGGATACGACACGTAAAAGGTGCGAAGCCCTTCCGCCTTGTACAGCTCTGAGGCACATTGGAACACGCTGCGGAAGTGGTTGCCTTGCAactgcatgcgctgcttgattACTGTGGCGTAAGTAGTGCGGCAACATACCGTCAAACGGGTTCATGAAGGCGTCCGAAGCAATCGTCGCGGAGGCACCGGCGAATCCAGTACTGGCAAGCTGAAGGCCTGAGCGATTTCCGCCCGTGTGTTCTTTAACGATCTCGTACGTGCCAAAGTAGAGCGCATGTGCAGGACCAGCGCCGAGAATGACCGAGGCAATACCCTTCCAGAGCCCTTTAAAGCCCTCGACAGAGCTGATACGAGTGAGCGCTTCGGTGACTCCTGTGTATTTAGCGGCGGGGTTGTTCGTGAGCACTTGCATGCGTGTCTGCACTCGTtagtgctgcgcaaaatacCTAGTCACGTACCCTGACCAAATCCACCGGAAACATAACGGCATGTTCGGTGATTCCAGCAAGCGATCCAGCAGTCATGTTTATATGCAACGGGTAATTAGCTCCGAGGCCTTCGTAGTCGATCTCGTCTTCTTCAAAGTCTGCAACGAGCTTGGCTGCAGTGTCCAACGGCGTATCGTGTGCGGCATTCGACGTCATTTTATGCGATCTTCAATAGATATCAGTGAAAAGAGAATGACAGGTAGTCGTATAGGCTAGTACGAGCAAGCGCACGTTGCCAATGAAGAACACGATGAAGGTTGCGGTAGCGGACCTGTTCAGCGCACAATACAACGAAGAATGGCTGGATATGGACGACGCCCGTCAGATAATGACTAAAATTACACAAAAATTTGCGCAAAAAATACGCGTACCCCCCGTCGTTGGCCGCCGTGTACTGATCCCGATCTACCACAGGAGCAAGAACCTATTTACGGGACGAAGCATGCAGTATAAGCAGCCACACAATGCAGGAAATCGGATACATTTACCCGTTCAATAAAGGGCTATAAATCCGCGTGCCACCTAGACTACAATGATGGGCGTACACACGCAAGTACAAGATATAGCGCACCATACATTTGCAACGTGCAGCCGGCTGGATGCAAAGTCCAGCATGGTAAATCCATATATAGCAAGGATATTGCGCAGCGGTAGTAaaagcgcagtgcgccTACTTTTGGGGTGGTCAGTTACTTCTTCTTGTTCGCAACTGTGCGGCCACGGCGACCAGTGGTACGGGTGTGTTGACCACGGGCACGCAAGTTCCAGTAGTGGCGGAGACCACGGTGAGCACGGATCTTCTTCAAGCGCTCAAGATCTTCACGAAGCTTAGAGTCGACATTGTTAGAAAGCACCTGGTAGTTCTTGCCCGAGCTGAAATCCTTCTGCCGGTTAAGGAACCAGCTGGGGATCTTGAATTCGTCAGGGGCCTGGAGGATGTTGACCACACGCTCAAGCTCGTCCGAGTTAAGCTCACCGGCGCTGAACGGGTTAGTCTACCGTTCGGATTCGAGGAATGGGTGCCTTTGCAATGCTGGAACCGTGCAAGAGaaaagccgcgcgccgtgccaaCACACAGGTGAGCTACGGCAACACGATCTCACACGCCACGACATGTGCAAAAGCACACAGTCCCTAAAGTATACGTACCGCTTGTTAAGGTCAATGTCGGCCTTCTTCAAGACAATGTTCGAGTAGCGACGACCCACACCCTTAATCTCGGTAAGGGCGTATTggatcttgcgcttgccatCAACGTTGGTGTTGAGGAGACTGTGTAATTAGTTCCATGTCCTGCAAATGCAAAGTACATACCGAAGAATGTGAGCAAACTGCTGCGAAGGGTCCGGCGCAACAAGAGACATGGTGACGAGAGAGTCGGATAGGATGCCGTGGCGTAGGCGTGCGCGAAGGAACGTGAATACACGTGATATAACTAGGTAGCTGTAATGTTCCACGTGACAAATTGTcacgcgcgtgctgcaccGTGTCGTATATAAACGAGCacctgcgcacgctggccCCCATCTTTCTGCATGGACAGGCTCTACGGTCACTGAGGTACCAACCGAGACGTAGATATTTGCTTATCGCAAACAAAACGAACCACAACGTCTGTTTCGTTTTACACGATACAGCAATTTTTCTCGACATGAATGGCTATTTTGCCAGCGAGCGTGGCGCGAGTGTAGTGCGCTAGCAGCGCCTCCTTGTCGGCACGCTCATTCACGTTTGTACTTAGTCTTGATTGAATATATTCTGTTCTATATACTCTCTCTTCCTCTCCCTCCCTCCCTCTCTCTCTTTCTTTCTCACTCTGTGCCGAGCGCTAGCGCCGGCTCCTGCGCGTGTACGTGCGCAAGCGACTACACCCGGAAGATGGGAAATATGCGGAACGTTGATATGCATGCATAGGAACCCTGCATGCTGACTGGTCCGCCGGGGCCAGGGACAATTTTCGGCCTGGAAATAGGCCGGCCTATGAGAACTGCCTTAGCGCGTTGACGTCCGAGCGGTTCTCCTCCCCACACCCT harbors:
- the RPS18 gene encoding ribosomal 40S subunit protein S18B (COG:J; BUSCO:EOG09264YEG; EggNog:ENOG503P2B2); translated protein: MSLVAPDPSQQFAHILRLLNTNVDGKRKIQYALTEIKGVGRRYSNIVLKKADIDLNKRAGELNSDELERVVNILQAPDEFKIPSWFLNRQKDFSSGKNYQVLSNNVDSKLREDLERLKKIRAHRGLRHYWNLRARGQHTRTTGRRGRTVANKKK
- the MRS4 gene encoding Fe(2+) transporter (EggNog:ENOG503NUFS; COG:C), coding for MTSNAAHDTPLDTAAKLVADFEEDEIDYEGLGANYPLHINMTAGSLAGITEHAVMFPVDLVRTRMQVLTNNPAAKYTGVTEALTRISSVEGFKGLWKGIASVILGAGPAHALYFGTYEIVKEHTGGNRSGLQLASTGFAGASATIASDAFMNPFDVIKQRMQLQGNHFRSVFQCASELYKAEGLRTFYVSYPTTLTMTIPFTAIQFATYEWAKKLLNPRDSYSPTTHAVAGGLAGAAAAALTNPLDVAKTVLQTRGCSSDPEIRNVNSMWSAFKLIKQKEGFHGFWRGLSPRIVTHVPSNALCWLQGSA
- a CDS encoding uncharacterized protein (EggNog:ENOG503NUHR; TransMembrane:2 (o426-444i456-477o); COG:S); translated protein: MSSDRNEVLGKIGQHEKLVIDMPVMEPNVVVYEEDEENENPSGLQTPNLSETMETLKRTLSFSGIQEMSGQSRAEVRRKIQNKVWRPKDEEARIPNDWERLLVHVVRAGARAFMLSYGLRSMMTFLLTLVKALRSRGKIEKVALKNAFVGEDTVRFALMFGVWSSLYKFVNNALRLLTPLPPGMTKTILKQRKAKAQARLLVADEPEGGLTMNSKHKKQDSNKKEWRHLSFYDPRVRYWHPYVSGAISSLALLVEKKSLAQSFGPQLFVRGLQGTYTMASTMGLVHIPHAAVLVFGIANAQIMFSWLSMPRFLPRAYKLWIDKASDLNPRVLESYQNAMHNGAPDPWALVDVLGGQLPEPSSTNPLQYPSRPGNKFSPRGISGTTFAKVRQWMDEGTVNHFPTCHLSHPHNNNHLLVTIQNFFISWKWIMPVYLTLYFVPTLFLRPKYLLKDPKTGFSRIFMGATRSSAFLATYIGIVKSTFCLLHELSDYFHYGPFKHTKWAQALDVFFAQDRLKMLPGFLSSLSLFVEDQRRRSELTAYVVPKALESFWAMGRVNGYFPSVPGGDYLLSAVSISLIMGTYSHHPESLSRLVSLVIYQFLGRN